A genomic window from Flavobacterium johnsoniae includes:
- a CDS encoding ABC transporter ATP-binding protein — translation MKLLYTYIIKHKMLLFFALIMASINICFSLSDSVITGKLMQDCGVGLAKYKGNEMGFIKSLSFWLGLSLAAAMVSRITKNFQDYFTNVVIQRTGAQMYTDGIKKSLDLPFAEFEDQRSGETLSKLTKVRIDSEKLITLSISLIFQTIIGFIFVIVYVARIDLRISIIFLITAPIIALVSLYLGKKIKIVSRKIVNQTNALAGSTTESLRNIELVKSLGLTYQEEKRLNLNTFKILQLELEKIRFIRSLSFIQGTTVHFLRTCVVFALYYFLFGGKIIVGDLLTMVFFTFFIFGPLQELGNFIIALNETKVSMENFKNLLNAPKEFRPKTPKHVGAIQKLFFENVSFQHKTAKFKAVENINFEIKQGQTVAFVGPSGSGKTTLVKLLVGLYSPQEGQVFYNDIDSTDIDLLDLRKQLGFVTQDAQLFSGTIRENLLFVKPNATDEDLYDALKRASCDKLLRRAEDGLNTTIGEGGIKVSGGEKQRLSIARAILRNPNLLIFDEATSALDSITEEEINATIRNISDKNRITVLIAHRLSTVMHADRIFVLEQGKIIEQGKHEDLIVEKGLYYAMWRQQIGERK, via the coding sequence ATGAAATTATTATATACTTACATCATCAAACATAAAATGCTTTTGTTTTTTGCTTTGATTATGGCTTCAATCAACATTTGTTTCAGCTTATCAGACTCAGTAATTACCGGAAAATTGATGCAGGATTGCGGAGTTGGTCTTGCAAAATATAAAGGAAACGAAATGGGTTTTATTAAATCATTGTCTTTCTGGCTTGGACTTTCTCTTGCTGCTGCAATGGTTTCGAGAATTACAAAAAACTTTCAGGATTATTTTACCAACGTTGTCATTCAGAGAACTGGCGCTCAAATGTATACTGACGGAATAAAAAAATCACTTGATCTTCCTTTTGCAGAATTTGAAGATCAGAGAAGCGGTGAAACTTTAAGCAAACTGACAAAAGTTAGAATTGATTCTGAAAAATTAATCACACTTTCTATTTCGTTAATTTTTCAAACCATTATCGGTTTTATATTCGTAATCGTTTACGTTGCCAGAATTGATTTGAGAATCTCGATTATCTTTTTAATTACAGCACCAATTATTGCTTTAGTGAGTTTGTATTTAGGTAAAAAGATTAAAATCGTTTCTAGAAAAATTGTCAATCAAACCAATGCGCTTGCGGGTTCTACAACTGAAAGTTTAAGAAACATCGAATTAGTAAAAAGTCTTGGTTTAACGTATCAAGAAGAAAAACGTTTGAACTTAAATACGTTTAAAATTCTTCAATTAGAATTGGAGAAAATTCGTTTTATCAGAAGTTTGAGTTTTATTCAAGGAACAACAGTTCACTTTTTAAGAACTTGTGTTGTTTTTGCTTTGTATTATTTCCTTTTTGGAGGAAAAATCATTGTGGGAGATTTATTGACAATGGTATTTTTTACTTTCTTCATTTTTGGACCTTTACAAGAATTAGGAAACTTTATCATTGCTTTGAATGAAACAAAAGTTTCTATGGAAAACTTTAAAAACTTATTAAACGCTCCAAAAGAATTTCGTCCAAAAACGCCAAAACATGTTGGTGCAATTCAGAAATTATTTTTTGAAAATGTTAGTTTTCAACATAAAACGGCTAAATTTAAAGCAGTCGAAAATATCAATTTCGAAATTAAACAAGGACAAACCGTTGCATTTGTTGGTCCGTCTGGATCTGGAAAAACCACTTTAGTAAAATTATTAGTCGGATTATATTCTCCACAAGAAGGACAAGTTTTCTACAATGATATAGATTCTACAGATATTGATTTATTAGATTTAAGAAAACAATTAGGATTTGTAACGCAAGACGCTCAATTATTTTCTGGAACGATTCGAGAAAACTTATTATTCGTAAAACCAAACGCAACCGACGAAGATTTATACGATGCTCTAAAACGTGCAAGTTGCGATAAACTCCTGAGACGTGCCGAAGATGGTTTAAACACAACAATTGGTGAAGGAGGAATTAAAGTTTCTGGTGGAGAAAAACAACGTTTATCTATTGCAAGAGCAATCTTGAGAAATCCGAATTTATTGATTTTTGATGAAGCAACTTCTGCTTTGGATTCAATTACTGAAGAAGAAATTAATGCAACTATCAGAAATATATCTGATAAAAACAGAATTACAGTTTTAATTGCGCACCGTTTATCAACTGTAATGCACGCCGATAGAATTTTTGTTTTAGAACAAGGTAAAATCATTGAGCAAGGTAAACATGAAGATTTGATTGTTGAAAAAGGGCTTTATTACGCAATGTGGCGCCAGCAGATTGGGGAAAGAAAATAG
- a CDS encoding matrixin family metalloprotease codes for MQKVIKWCIFSSFFLILSCNNEESQISNDDEISFCSFNFIEFKSDPVTKPNAAIINWPRWQPGQTIKIKFLDGDADAQGKVKRIAGEWTKYANLKFEYVAQNEYADIRIGFNVGNYGAWSVLGMKSAYGNTNEQSMRLGPLTAANEASIRRTILHEFGHALGLIHENSSPAATISWDLPKVYKYYNDLNGWSKEEVDEFVIKSPESTNYSQYDPLSIMHYYVPAALTTNGIAVNEMTDLSIIDIKSINEWYPFPIRSVVESGERIDFIPWTKAIKSSNGLFVLQFDSGILSIKNLENDTITWQAGNPKYYYRPSCFLLSDGNLVIKGHASGFNAPEQIIWTSNTTGYPGATLHLKDDGDLQLIYNGIVKWSSKLGN; via the coding sequence ATGCAAAAAGTTATTAAATGGTGTATTTTTTCTTCATTTTTTCTAATTCTTTCATGTAATAATGAAGAAAGCCAAATTTCTAATGATGATGAAATATCATTTTGCAGTTTTAATTTTATTGAATTTAAATCTGATCCTGTTACCAAACCAAATGCAGCAATTATAAATTGGCCAAGATGGCAACCTGGACAAACCATTAAAATTAAATTTTTAGACGGAGACGCTGATGCTCAAGGAAAAGTAAAAAGAATTGCTGGTGAATGGACAAAATATGCAAATCTAAAATTTGAGTATGTTGCCCAAAATGAATATGCCGATATTAGAATAGGTTTTAATGTAGGAAATTATGGAGCGTGGTCTGTTTTAGGAATGAAATCTGCTTATGGCAATACCAACGAACAATCTATGCGATTAGGACCTCTTACAGCCGCAAACGAAGCTTCGATAAGAAGAACAATTTTACACGAATTCGGACATGCGTTAGGCCTTATTCATGAAAATTCAAGTCCAGCGGCAACCATAAGTTGGGACTTACCAAAAGTTTACAAATATTATAATGATTTAAATGGCTGGTCTAAAGAAGAAGTTGATGAGTTTGTAATAAAAAGTCCTGAATCAACTAATTACAGTCAATATGATCCGCTTTCTATCATGCATTATTATGTTCCTGCAGCGCTTACAACTAATGGAATTGCTGTAAACGAAATGACTGATTTATCAATTATTGATATAAAATCGATTAATGAATGGTATCCTTTTCCGATTCGGTCTGTTGTAGAATCTGGAGAAAGAATAGATTTTATTCCTTGGACAAAAGCCATCAAATCTTCAAATGGTTTATTTGTTTTACAATTCGATTCTGGAATATTAAGCATTAAAAATCTTGAAAATGATACAATAACTTGGCAGGCAGGAAATCCAAAATACTATTATCGCCCTTCATGTTTTTTACTATCTGACGGAAATTTGGTTATTAAAGGACATGCTTCTGGTTTTAACGCTCCCGAACAAATAATTTGGACTTCTAATACAACCGGTTATCCAGGCGCAACCTTACATTTAAAAGACGATGGAGATCTTCAATTAATTTATAATGGAATTGTGAAATGGTCTTCTAAATTAGGAAATTAG
- a CDS encoding GSCFA domain-containing protein: MQFRTQIPISKSNNPIDYNSKILSVGSCFAENMAEKFDYFKFQNETNPFGIIFNPVSIEKLFSRVCKLEMFEEKDVFFHSERWHSFEVHSDLSNSDRQELLETLNKAVSETYKQLKEATHIIITLGTSWIYRNTESEEIVANCHKVPQKQFSKELLSVETIQKSIQNTVDLIQNLNPNANFIFTISPVRHIKDGFVENQLSKSHLFTALHQVLKINNSQSTIHNYFPSYEIMMDELRDYRFYGGDMLHPNQIAIDYIWKLFSENYISQESFSIMQEVDEIQKSLRHRSFNPESEQHQKFLTKLQQKINLLGDKLPNIKF; encoded by the coding sequence ATGCAATTCAGAACTCAAATACCAATTTCAAAAAGTAATAATCCGATTGATTATAATTCGAAAATACTTTCTGTTGGTTCTTGTTTTGCAGAAAATATGGCGGAGAAATTCGATTATTTTAAATTTCAAAACGAAACCAATCCGTTTGGAATTATTTTTAATCCAGTTTCTATCGAAAAATTATTTAGCAGAGTTTGCAAACTAGAAATGTTTGAAGAAAAAGACGTTTTTTTTCATAGCGAGCGTTGGCATAGTTTTGAAGTTCATTCTGATTTAAGTAATTCAGATAGACAAGAATTGCTAGAAACATTAAATAAAGCAGTTTCAGAAACCTACAAACAATTAAAAGAAGCAACTCACATAATTATCACTTTGGGAACTTCTTGGATTTACAGAAATACAGAAAGCGAAGAAATTGTTGCGAATTGCCATAAAGTACCTCAAAAACAATTTTCAAAAGAATTATTATCGGTCGAAACGATTCAAAAAAGCATTCAAAATACAGTTGATTTAATTCAAAATTTAAATCCGAATGCCAATTTTATTTTCACGATTTCGCCAGTTCGTCATATAAAAGATGGTTTCGTAGAAAATCAATTAAGCAAATCTCATTTATTTACGGCGCTGCATCAAGTTTTAAAAATTAATAATTCACAATCTACAATTCACAATTATTTTCCGTCATACGAAATAATGATGGATGAACTTCGCGATTATCGTTTTTACGGAGGAGATATGCTGCACCCAAATCAAATTGCAATAGATTATATATGGAAACTTTTCAGTGAAAATTATATTTCTCAAGAAAGTTTTTCAATCATGCAGGAAGTTGATGAAATCCAGAAAAGTCTTCGTCATAGAAGTTTCAATCCAGAATCAGAACAGCATCAAAAATTCTTGACAAAACTCCAGCAGAAAATTAATCTTTTAGGAGATAAATTACCGAATATAAAATTCTGA
- a CDS encoding translocation/assembly module TamB domain-containing protein, producing MNKKSIHYLKKTLRILLWCVGSLITLLLLLIILIQVPSVQNFVKDKAITYLQGKIKTKVSLDHISIKFPKDVVLEGFYFEDQKKDTLLAGNRLEVDVDLFKLVSSELEINSVSLENVKANISRNKEGVFNFDYIIKAFESKEPKVEDPNAKPFKISVVKVNLDQVKFNFKDDFSKNDIRVNLTHFDTKFKEFDLDKMNFNIPNINLNGLKVVLDQDVVEKIAEVSVKTVDTISKRPDFNLNLGKVALSKIDILYDNKDSKLNSGIRLGNLNLAVNKIDLNNQLLDFDTFEVKNLSGNLRLGAKDKQIDAPNLDTTSIKQAGWKVKLKDTNLENIAFKFDDMQSKPKTKGLDYAHLDLSKFNFKAEKLYYGNDTISGNIKTLTVNEKSGLQIQALKTDFFYGPKNASLDNLYLKTPQTLVQDKVKAEYKSLESLQKDLGNLAIDANLKQSKIGFKDVLLFVPDLQNTNPFKSNPNAILYVDSRVSGKVKDLNISKFEMSGIGSTKVSISGKIAGLPDAQKAYYDLNIKKISSTAKDINMFVPAGTIPKNIQIPSQLSLQGKFKGSVQNFKTNLALNSSFGNAKVDALFDQRIKKREKYDATVYFLDFDLGRLIKNDSIGKITLKAKVKGTGLDPKTANAAIDGLVQKAVFNRYTYKDLALKGNIENGSFAVKSGMKDPNLNFDLTASGDTKDKYPTVKLKLNLDIADLEKLNLHAGPMKLRGNVDADITNSNPDYLNGKVFLSNVQILQDKEPIVLDSVRVIAFSDDSRNNIKVSSQFLKAEVDGKYKLTTLAAAMKKSLSKYIDLKNPKAKGESDEQRLAFTLTVDNDPILFKLVPKLTGLEPIKITGKYNNVTDSLEVRGTIPRITYGDNTISDGKINIEAKENALEYSISIATIESGSLKIPFTSLKGQVQNNILDYALEVQDAKQKQQYFIAGEFKAEDSKNILKLDAENFVLNYDKWNVDPENAIEFGEKRLYVNKFNLNNNGNELKVQSQGTQDNAPLQVDFVNFKIETIMNMVKKDELLMQGLINGNALVENVMTNPTFTSDLKIDDFTFKGDKVGDLEIKVDNKTANTLAANVSLSDEGNDLKLTGDYKLDAGTFDFDVDINKLNIKSIQGFSMDNITEGSGYLSGNFNITGNTETPRINGELNFNDAAFRVTQLNSYFKIGKEKITFNNETISFDKFSLFDENDNELYVNGNIKSADFRKYNFDLLVEADNFRAINSKAKDNDLFYGDLFLDTKLNIKGDLDSPVVDGSIKINKETKFTVVMPQSDPSIADREGIVEFVDEDNVYLKQTVDMQNKLNQSEIKGMDVNVAISIDKEAELTLLIDKSNGDYLNLKGEAELVGGIDQSGKTTLTGKYEFSDGSYQMNFNGIKRKFDIQKGSFITWNGEPTMATLNITAIYKVNTAPIDLLGNQLKGESQTVQNTYKQKLPFQTLLKMNGELLKPEISFGIVLPEGNYNVSSDVVELTQAKLKQLEQDPAELNKQVFALLLLNRFVGENPFSSESGGTNAESFARQSVSKILSQQLNNLAGDLITGFEVNFDLESTEDYTTGTMQNRTDLNVEVSKKLLDDRLKVTVGSSFGVEGQERANEESTNIAGDVALDYQLTKDGRYMVRAYRKNQYQVAVEGQVIETGVAFVITMSYNKFRELFHRTEEEKQLIKEEKIRKEKEKQKKKADKEKEKLQENEDENQIKGNEQKT from the coding sequence ATGAATAAGAAATCCATTCATTATTTAAAAAAAACACTTCGTATACTGCTTTGGTGTGTGGGTTCTTTGATTACACTTTTGTTACTTCTCATTATTTTAATTCAAGTTCCGTCGGTTCAAAATTTCGTTAAAGATAAAGCGATTACTTACCTTCAAGGCAAAATTAAAACCAAAGTTTCTTTAGACCATATTTCTATAAAATTTCCAAAAGATGTAGTTCTTGAAGGTTTCTATTTTGAAGATCAAAAAAAAGATACTTTGCTGGCTGGTAATCGTTTAGAAGTCGATGTTGATCTTTTTAAATTGGTTAGCAGCGAACTAGAAATCAATTCGGTTTCTCTTGAAAATGTAAAAGCGAATATTTCAAGAAATAAAGAAGGCGTTTTCAATTTCGACTACATTATAAAAGCGTTTGAATCTAAAGAGCCAAAAGTTGAAGATCCAAATGCTAAACCTTTCAAAATTTCGGTTGTGAAAGTAAATCTCGATCAAGTTAAATTCAATTTTAAAGATGATTTTTCTAAAAATGATATTCGTGTAAATCTGACACATTTTGATACTAAATTCAAAGAATTTGATTTGGATAAAATGAATTTTAATATTCCAAACATCAATTTGAATGGATTGAAAGTCGTTTTAGATCAAGATGTTGTGGAGAAAATTGCTGAAGTTTCGGTAAAAACTGTCGATACAATTTCGAAACGCCCAGATTTCAATTTAAATCTTGGAAAAGTTGCACTTTCTAAAATTGATATTTTATACGATAATAAAGATTCAAAACTTAATTCGGGCATTCGTTTAGGAAATTTGAATTTAGCGGTCAATAAAATTGATTTAAACAATCAGCTTTTAGATTTCGATACTTTCGAAGTAAAAAACCTAAGCGGAAATCTAAGATTAGGAGCAAAAGACAAACAGATTGATGCGCCAAATTTAGATACAACTTCTATAAAACAAGCGGGTTGGAAAGTAAAATTGAAAGATACAAATCTAGAAAATATAGCTTTCAAATTTGATGATATGCAATCGAAACCAAAAACAAAAGGTTTAGATTACGCGCATTTAGATTTGAGTAAATTCAATTTCAAAGCCGAAAAATTATATTATGGAAATGATACTATCTCTGGAAATATCAAAACATTAACCGTAAACGAAAAAAGCGGTTTACAAATTCAAGCTTTAAAAACAGATTTCTTTTACGGACCAAAAAATGCTTCGTTGGATAATTTGTATTTGAAAACGCCGCAAACGCTTGTACAAGATAAAGTTAAAGCAGAATATAAATCACTTGAATCACTTCAAAAAGATTTAGGAAATCTGGCGATTGATGCCAATTTAAAGCAATCCAAAATCGGTTTTAAAGACGTTCTATTGTTTGTTCCCGATCTTCAAAATACAAATCCGTTTAAGAGTAATCCAAATGCGATTCTTTACGTTGATAGCCGTGTAAGCGGAAAAGTAAAAGATTTGAATATTTCGAAATTTGAAATGAGCGGAATTGGCTCTACAAAAGTTTCGATTTCGGGGAAAATCGCTGGCTTGCCCGATGCACAAAAAGCCTATTACGATTTGAATATTAAAAAGATTTCGAGCACTGCAAAAGACATTAATATGTTTGTGCCGGCGGGAACAATTCCGAAGAATATTCAAATTCCGTCGCAATTAAGTTTGCAAGGAAAATTCAAAGGTTCTGTTCAGAATTTCAAAACGAATCTGGCTTTAAACAGCAGTTTCGGAAATGCAAAAGTTGATGCTTTATTTGATCAGCGCATTAAAAAAAGAGAAAAATACGATGCAACGGTTTATTTTCTTGATTTCGATTTAGGACGATTAATTAAAAATGATTCGATTGGAAAAATTACGCTTAAAGCGAAAGTAAAAGGAACCGGTTTAGACCCAAAAACGGCAAATGCAGCAATCGACGGTTTGGTGCAAAAAGCGGTTTTTAATCGATACACTTACAAAGATTTGGCTTTAAAAGGAAATATCGAAAATGGTTCTTTTGCAGTAAAATCTGGAATGAAAGATCCGAATCTAAATTTTGATTTAACGGCTTCGGGCGATACAAAAGATAAATATCCGACTGTAAAATTGAAACTAAACTTGGATATTGCCGATTTAGAAAAACTCAATCTGCATGCCGGTCCGATGAAACTTCGCGGAAATGTCGATGCGGATATTACAAATAGTAATCCTGATTATTTGAACGGAAAAGTTTTTCTTTCGAATGTTCAAATTTTGCAAGACAAAGAACCAATTGTTCTGGATTCGGTTCGTGTAATTGCTTTTTCAGATGATTCTCGAAATAATATTAAAGTTTCTTCTCAGTTTTTAAAAGCAGAAGTTGACGGAAAATACAAATTGACAACACTTGCTGCAGCGATGAAAAAATCGTTGTCAAAATATATCGATTTGAAAAATCCTAAAGCAAAAGGCGAATCTGATGAGCAAAGATTGGCTTTTACGCTTACCGTAGACAATGATCCGATTTTGTTTAAATTGGTTCCGAAACTAACAGGTTTAGAGCCAATTAAAATTACTGGAAAATACAATAATGTAACAGATTCTTTGGAAGTTAGAGGAACAATTCCGAGAATTACTTACGGCGATAACACGATTTCTGACGGAAAAATAAATATTGAAGCTAAAGAAAATGCCCTAGAATATTCTATTTCTATTGCAACAATTGAAAGCGGTTCTTTAAAAATTCCGTTTACGAGTTTAAAAGGGCAAGTTCAGAATAATATTTTAGATTACGCACTTGAAGTTCAGGATGCTAAACAAAAACAACAATATTTTATTGCGGGTGAATTTAAAGCGGAAGATTCTAAAAACATCTTAAAATTAGATGCCGAAAATTTTGTTTTAAATTATGATAAATGGAATGTTGATCCAGAAAATGCAATCGAATTTGGAGAAAAACGACTTTACGTCAACAAGTTTAATCTGAATAATAACGGAAATGAATTAAAAGTTCAATCGCAAGGAACTCAAGATAATGCGCCTTTGCAAGTCGATTTTGTAAACTTCAAAATTGAGACCATTATGAATATGGTTAAAAAAGACGAATTGTTAATGCAAGGTTTGATTAATGGAAATGCGTTGGTAGAAAATGTAATGACGAATCCGACTTTTACATCCGATTTAAAAATTGATGATTTTACTTTTAAGGGAGATAAAGTTGGCGATTTAGAGATAAAGGTTGACAATAAAACCGCGAACACACTTGCCGCAAATGTAAGTTTGAGCGATGAAGGAAACGACTTGAAATTAACTGGCGATTATAAATTGGACGCTGGAACTTTTGATTTTGATGTCGATATTAATAAGTTGAATATCAAAAGTATTCAAGGTTTTAGTATGGACAATATTACCGAAGGATCGGGATATTTATCTGGAAATTTTAATATTACAGGAAATACAGAAACGCCAAGAATTAACGGAGAATTGAATTTTAATGACGCTGCTTTCAGAGTAACTCAATTGAATTCTTATTTTAAAATTGGGAAAGAAAAAATCACGTTTAATAACGAAACCATTTCATTTGATAAATTCTCTCTTTTTGATGAAAATGATAACGAATTGTACGTAAACGGAAATATAAAATCGGCTGATTTTAGAAAATACAATTTCGATTTACTGGTTGAAGCTGATAATTTTAGAGCAATTAATTCGAAAGCAAAAGACAACGATTTATTCTACGGAGATTTATTTTTAGATACAAAACTAAATATAAAAGGCGATTTGGATAGTCCGGTTGTCGACGGATCAATCAAAATCAATAAAGAAACCAAATTTACGGTTGTAATGCCACAATCAGATCCTTCTATAGCAGATCGTGAAGGAATTGTAGAATTTGTAGATGAAGACAATGTGTATCTCAAACAAACTGTAGATATGCAGAATAAATTGAATCAGTCTGAAATAAAAGGAATGGATGTTAATGTCGCGATTTCGATTGATAAAGAAGCAGAATTAACTTTGCTGATTGATAAATCAAATGGCGATTATTTGAATTTGAAAGGAGAAGCAGAATTAGTTGGCGGAATCGATCAATCTGGAAAAACAACTTTGACTGGAAAATATGAGTTTTCGGATGGTTCATATCAGATGAATTTCAACGGAATAAAAAGAAAATTCGATATCCAAAAAGGAAGTTTTATTACCTGGAATGGCGAACCGACAATGGCGACTTTAAATATAACTGCAATTTACAAAGTCAATACAGCTCCAATTGATTTGTTAGGAAATCAATTGAAAGGAGAATCTCAGACGGTTCAAAATACATACAAACAAAAACTTCCTTTTCAGACTTTACTGAAAATGAATGGAGAATTATTGAAACCAGAAATTTCATTCGGAATTGTACTTCCTGAAGGAAATTATAATGTTTCTTCGGATGTTGTAGAACTTACTCAAGCCAAATTAAAACAGTTGGAACAAGATCCAGCAGAACTTAATAAGCAGGTTTTCGCACTTTTATTATTGAACAGATTTGTGGGCGAAAATCCGTTTTCTAGTGAAAGCGGCGGTACAAATGCAGAATCTTTTGCTAGACAAAGTGTGAGCAAGATTCTTTCTCAGCAATTAAATAATCTTGCAGGAGATTTAATTACAGGATTTGAAGTCAATTTCGATTTAGAATCGACAGAAGATTACACAACAGGAACGATGCAAAACAGAACAGATCTAAATGTTGAAGTTTCTAAAAAATTACTCGACGATCGATTGAAGGTTACCGTTGGAAGCAGTTTTGGTGTGGAAGGACAAGAACGTGCCAACGAAGAAAGCACCAACATTGCGGGCGATGTGGCGTTAGATTATCAATTAACAAAAGACGGACGTTATATGGTTCGTGCGTATCGTAAAAACCAATATCAAGTTGCGGTTGAAGGTCAGGTTATAGAAACTGGAGTTGCTTTTGTAATTACTATGAGTTACAATAAATTCAGAGAACTTTTCCATCGTACAGAAGAAGAAAAACAATTGATAAAAGAAGAAAAAATCCGCAAAGAGAAAGAAAAGCAAAAGAAGAAAGCGGATAAAGAAAAAG